A stretch of the Argentina anserina chromosome 6, drPotAnse1.1, whole genome shotgun sequence genome encodes the following:
- the LOC126800981 gene encoding uncharacterized protein LOC126800981 → MVKSYLRYEQAAVFGVISSGDSNITYDCSGKHLLAPALEKIGVWHVRQGVCTKTLTPSSAGKPISVTSIASSPSSLIAAGYSDGSIRIWDSEKGTCETTLNGHNKAVTALRYDKLGSKLASGSKDDDIILWDVVGETGLYRLRGHRDQVTDLVFLDSGKKLVSSSKDKFLKVWDLDTQHCMQTISGHHSEIWSIDSDPEERYLVSGSADAELRFYTIEHELEDGQSISNGDGTVTSGSGDAQVRTKWDVLKMFGELPRKSNEGRVATVRFNKSGNLLACQVAGKTVDIFNVLDEDEAKRKAKRRLHRKKEKKSAKGAPEVLENGNTNHVVGEEGNSPAVTVLDVFKLLQTIRASKKICSISFCPTTTTKSSIATLALSLNNNLLEFYSVESDATNKTLSVDLQGHRSDIRSVALSSDNTLLMSTSHNAVKIWNPSTGSCLRTIESGYGMCGFIIPNSEYALVGTKSGTMEIINIGSGTCIEAVEAHGGSVMSIAAIPNENGFVTGSADHDVKFWEYEVKRKSAQDSKQLVVSNVRTMKMNDDALVVAVSPDAKYILVALLDCTVKVFFMDSLKLFLSLYGHKLPVLCMDTSSDGDLVVTGSADKNLKIWGLDFGDCHKSLFAHEDSVTAVRFVQNTHYMFSSGKDRIVKYWDADKFQLLLTLEGHHAEVWCLGISNRGDFIVTGSHDRSIRRWDRTEEPFFIEEEEEKRQLEMIESELDNVIESRYQKEEIPEVGAVALVGKNSKETITAADAVIDAIDMAEAELKRLAEHEEEKSKGSVANFKPNSLMNGLSPSEYVLHAFSNVPTNDLEQTLLALPFSDALKLLSYLKDWTLNPDKVELVCKIALVLLQTHFNQLVSTPAARPMLTALKEILYPEVKERKDIIGFNLAGLEHLKQLMASSSDALFQDAKSKLQVIRAQHSKRLDARSGTGKEETQISKKRKTKNNKSNDGHAWV, encoded by the exons ATGGTGAAGTCGTACCTCCGATACGAGCAGGCGGCGGTGTTCGGCGTCATCTCCTCCGGCGACTCCAACATCACTTACGACTGCTCCGGCAAGCACCTCCTCGCTCCCGCCCTCGAAAAAATCGGCGTTTGGCATGTCCGCCAAGGCGTCTGCACCAAAACCCTCACCCCTTCCTCCGCCGGAAAACCCATTTCCGTCACCTCCATCGCttcctctccttcttctctG ATAGCTGCTGGGTATTCAGATGGGAGTATAAGAATTTGGGATTCTGAGAAAGGAACATGTGAGACAACACTCAATGGACATAATAAGGCTGTCACTGCCTTAAGGTACGACAAGCTTGGTTCTAAGCTTGCGTCTGGAAGCAAAGATGATGACATTATATTGTGGGATGTGGTTGGTGAGACTGGCCTGTATCGTCTTCGTGGGCATCGTGATCAG GTGACTGATCTTGTGTTCTTGGATTCTGGGAAGAAACTTGTTAGTTCGTCAAAAGATAAGTTTTTGAAAGTATGGGATCTTGACACACAGCATTGCATGCAGACAATTAGTGGCCAccatagtgaaatatggtcgatagATAGTGATCCTGAAGAAAGATATTTAGTCTCTGGGTCTGCAGATGCGGAGCTTAGATTTTACACAATTGAGCATGAGCTAGAAGATGGCCAATCCATCTCTAATGGGGATGGAACTGTAACCTCGGGGAGTGGAGATGCACAGGTTCGTACTAAGTGGGATGTTCTCAAGATGTTTGGTGAGTTGCCACGGAAAAGCAATGAGGGCAGAGTTGCAACTGTGAGATTCAACAAGTCTGGAAATTTACTGGCTTGTCAGGTGGCGGGAAAGACAGTAGATATTTTCAATGTACTGGATGAGGACGAAGCGAAGCGGAAAGCAAAACGCAGGCTTCAccggaagaaagaaaaaaaatcagccAAGGGTGCACCTGAGGTATTGGAAAATGGAAACACAAATCATGTagttggagaagaaggaaatagTCCTGCTGTTACAGTCCTTGATGTTTTTAAGCTTCTTCAAACGATTCGAGCGAGCAAAAAGATATGTTCCATTTCTTTCTGTCCAACAACCACTACAAAGAGTTCGATTGCTACACTGGCTTTGTCATTGAACAATAATTTGTTGGAATTTTATTCGGTTGAAAGTGATGCAACAAACAAAACACTTTCTGTGGATCTTCAAGGACACCGATCTGATATCAGAAGTGTAGCACTTAGCTCAGACAACACACTCTTGATGTCAACTAGTCACAATGCAGTCAAGATTTGGAACCCAAGTACTGGTTCCTGCCTGCGAACTATTGAGTCTGGATATGGCATGTGTGGTTTCATCATTCCTAACAGCGAATATGCActtgttggcactaaaagtgGAACTATGGAAATTATAAACATTGGAAGTGGCACTTGCATTGAAGCAGTTGAAGCACATGGTGGCTCTGTGATGTCAATTGCTGCCATTCCTAATGAAAATGGTTTCGTCACAGGAAGTGCAGATCATGATGTTAAATTTTGGGAATATGAAGTGAAACGGAAGTCTGCTCAG GACTCCAAGCAGCTAGTGGTGTCAAATGTAAGGACGATGAAGATGAATGATGATGCCCTTGTGGTTGCTGTGAGCCCTGATGCCAAATATATCTTGGTTGCACTATTGGATTGCACAGTGAAG gTGTTCTTTATGGATTCACTTAAACTTTTCCTTTCCTTGTATGGTCATAAGTTGCCTGTATTATGTATGGATACATCATCTGACGGAGACCTAGTAGTGACTGGATCTGCTgacaaaaatttgaaaatttgggGTTTAGATTTTGGTGATTGTCATAAATCCTTATTTGCTCATGAGGACAG TGTAACAGCTGTTCGATTTGTGCAAAATACACATTACATGTTTAGTTCTGGAAAGGACCGCATTGTAAAATATTGGGATGCGGATAAGTTTCAGTTGCTTTTGACACTTGAGGGACATCATGCTGAAGTTTGGTGCCTCGGAATTAGTAACCGTGGAGACTTCATTGTGACGGGATCTCATGACAGATCAATACGTCGGTGGGATCGCACTGAAGAGCCATTTTTTATTGAG gaagaagaagagaaaaggcaGTTGGAAATGATTGAGTCTGAACTTGACAATGTTATAGAGAGTAGGTATCAGAAGGAAGAAATTCCTGAGGTGGGAGCTGTGGCCTTAGTAGGGAAGAATTCTAAAGAAACAATCACAGCTGCTGATGCAGTCATCGATGCAATAGATATGGCAGAGGCAGAATTGAAGCGACTTGCTGAACATGAG GAGGAAAAAAGCAAAGGAAGTGTAGCCAACTTTAAACCAAATAGTCTTATGAATGGGTTATCTCCATCTGAATATGTTCTTCACGCATTTTCAAATGTTCCGACAAATGATCTGGAGCAGACGCTACTG GCCTTACCGTTCTCAGATGCTTTGAAGCTGTTGTCTTACTTGAAGGACTGGACTTTGAATCCTGACAAG GTCGAACTCGTTTGCAAGATTGCTTTAGTTTTACTGCAGACACATTTTAATCAGTTGGTCAGTACACCTGCCGCTAGGCCAATGTTGACTGCTTTAAAAGAGATTCTTTATCCTGAAGTCAAG GAACGGAAAGACATCATTGGTTTCAACCTTGCAGGGTTAGAACATCTTAAG CAACTGATGGCTTCGAGCTCAGATGCATTATTTCAAGATGCAAAATCAAAGTTGCAGGTTATCCGTGCACAGCATTCCAAGCGCCTAGATGCAAGGTCAGGCACAGGCAAAGAAGAAACTCAAATAAGTAAGAAGAGAAAGACGAAAAACAATAAATCAAATGACGGTCACGCTTGGGTTTGA
- the LOC126800982 gene encoding expansin-A4-like, whose translation MSMASMSSVLLGSLLLMLLVLPDCTIAHHRPSFRPGPWKHAHATFYEGGSGSFGGACGYHDVVQEGYGLDTVAISDTLFNNGQSCGACYDIQCVDSPQWCKPGQPTLHVTATNQCPPNYNLPSDNGGWCNAPREHFDIAQPVFLNIAEYKAGIVPIIYRRVPCQKRGGIRFTITGNPYYNEVLVWNVAGAGDVISVQVKGDDKLKWTVMKRMWGQRWITDARLVGESLTFRVEASDKRRSTSWHIAPSNWQFGQTFEGKNFR comes from the exons ATGTCAATGGCGTCGATGAGTTCTGTCCTTTTGGGTTCTTTGCTTCTTATGCTTCTAGTACTGCCTGACTGTACTATTGCTCACCATAGGCCAAGTTTCAGACCTGGCCCTTGGAAGCATGCTCATGCCACATTTTACGAAGGCGGCTCTGGATCATTTG GTGGTGCTTGCGGTTACCACGACGTTGTTCAAGAGGGCTATGGCCTCGACACAGTGGCGATAAGCGACACCTTGTTCAACAATGGGCAGTCGTGTGGTGCGTGTTACGACATCCAGTGTGTAGACTCCCCACAATGGTGCAAGCCCGGGCAGCCAACTCTGCATGTTACAGCAACCAACCAGTGCCCCCCGAACTATAACCTTCCGAGTGACAATGGAGGATGGTGCAATGCACCACGCGAGCACTTTGATATAGCCCAGCCCGTGTTTCTCAACATTGCTGAGTACAAGGCTGGCATAGTTCCAATCATATACCGCAG GGTTCCTTGTCAAAAGAGAGGAGGCATCCGATTCACAATAACCGGAAATCCTTACTACAACGAAGTGCTGGTGTGGAACGTGGCAGGTGCCGGAGATGTGATTAGCGTTCAAGTCAAGGGCGACGACAAGCTCAAATGGACAGTGATGAAGCGAATGTGGGGTCAAAGATGGATTACTGATGCAAGGTTGGTTGGGGAGTCTCTGACCTTCAGAGTTGAAGCAAGTGACAAGAGACGCTCCACTTCATGGCATATAGCCCCTAGCAACTGGCAGTTTGGCCAGACCTTTGAAGGCAAAAACTTCCGATAG
- the LOC126801129 gene encoding expansin-A9-like, with the protein MKMGLRSQFGSLFLVLFLVGHAVHVSAHGGGKKFEAGEWKHAHGTHYEGSSDTFGGACGYHDVVKEGYGLETVALSNALFNKGEMCGACFEIKCEDDPQWCKPGNPSLIVTATNQCPPNPDQDPNNGGWCNEPREHFDIARPIFETIAEYKAGIVPVAYRRIPCDHKTGGMKFTITGNPYFTEVLVWNVAGAGDICSVEVKTEEQPDKWLPMERMWGQRWVYNGKLCESQGALSFKVTTGDQRSVISECVAPKGWQLGQTYEGKNFDQ; encoded by the exons ATGAAAATGGGATTGAGATCTCAGTTTGGGTCATTGTTCCTGGTATTGTTTCTTGTTGGCCATGCTGTTCATGTCAGTGCTCATGGAGGCGGGAAGAAGTTCGAGGCAGGTGAATGGAAACATGCTCATGGCACACACTATGAAGGAAGCTCCGATACATTTG GTGGAGCTTGTGGATACCATGATGTAGTTAAAGAAGGTTATGGCCTGGAAACAGTAGCGTTGAGCAATGCATTGTTCAACAAGGGGGAGATGTGTGGTGCATGCTTTGAAATCAAATGCGAGGACGATCCTCAATGGTGCAAGCCTGGCAATCCAAGTCTCATCGTTACAGCAACCAACCAGTGCCCTCCGAACCCCGATCAGGATCCTAATAACGGAGGATGGTGCAACGAACCCCGTGAACATTTCGACATAGCAAGGCCTATTTTTGAGACGATTGCCGAGTACAAGGCCGGAATCGTTCCAGTCGCATACCGCAG GATCCCATGTGACCATAAGACAGGAGGCATGAAATTTACAATAACTGGGAATCCTTATTTTACTGAAGTGTTGGTGTGGAATGTGGCTGGTGCTGGGGATATCTGCAGCGTCGAAGTGAAAACCGAAGAGCAACCAGATAAGTGGCTGCCGATGGAGAGAATGTGGGGTCAGCGGTGGGTGTACAACGGGAAATTGTGCGAGTCACAAGGCGCACTTAGCTTTAAAGTGACTACTGGTGATCAAAGAAGCGTCATCTCTGAATGTGTTGCTCCGAAGGGCTGGCAGCTTGGCCAGACTTATGAAGGCAAAAATTTCGATCAGTAA
- the LOC126801076 gene encoding expansin-A32-like yields MALVFHALLGLILLLVLPLLPHYVKGNRNSWENTKGEIHVVGRNHRPRFATGPWKHAHATSYEGGAGTLGGACGYEDVVKEGYGLDTAALSNALFNNGQGCGSCYEIKCVENPQWCKPGQPSLFVTATNNCPPNNQLSGDNGGWCNPPLEHFDIARSSFNKIAEDKAGKTPVIYRRVPCQKQGGMKFTITGNPYFNQVLVWNVAGAGDVTSVEVKGHKNLKWTPLRRLWGQKWVTDQKMVGEKLTFRVRTSDRRSSTSWHIVPEDWQFGQTFEGRNFL; encoded by the exons ATGGCATTAGTCTTTCACGCCCTCTTGGGTTTAATATTACTACTCGTTCTTCCTTTGCTGCCTCATTATGTTAAAGGAAATCGAAATTCATGGGAAAACACCAAGGGCGAAATTCATGTAGTGGGTCGCAATCACAGGCCAAGGTTCGCTACCGGCCCTTGGAAGCATGCTCACGCCACATCCTATGAAGGTGGCGCCGGAACCCTTG GAGGAGCTTGCGGCTACGAAGATGTAGTTAAAGAAGGCTATGGCTTGGACACAGCAGCATTGAGCAATGCATTGTTCAACAATGGCCAGGGTTGTGGTTCATGTTATGAAATCAAATGTGTGGAAAATCCTCAGTGGTGCAAACCAGGACAGCCGTCTCTTTTTGTTACGGCCACCAACAATTGCCCCCCAAATAACCAGCTGTCTGGTGATAATGGAGGATGGTGCAATCCACCTCTCGAGCATTTCGATATAGCCAGGTCTTCATTCAACAAAATAGCAGAGGACAAGGCCGGGAAAACTCCTGTCATTTACCGCAG GGTTCCATGCCAAAAGCAAGGAGGTATGAAGTTCACAATAACAGGGAATCCTTACTTCAACCAGGTGTTGGTGTGGAACGTCGCAGGTGCCGGAGATGTGACCAGCGTCGAAGTTAAGGGCCACAAGAACCTGAAATGGACGCCGTTGAGGCGGCTTTGGGGTCAGAAGTGGGTGACTGACCAGAAAATGGTTGGTGAGAAACTGACCTTCCGAGTTAGAACGAGTGATAGAAGATCCTCAACCTCATGGCATATAGTCCCTGAAGACTGGCAGTTTGGCCAAACCTTCGAAGGCAGGAATTTCCTCTAG
- the LOC126801075 gene encoding protein fluG — MDFTELRTAVEEAELVDAHAHNLVAIDSSFPFINAFSEANGAALSFAPHSLSFKRSVKEVAELYGCGNSLESVEEHRRAAGLEAVSSRCFEAARISGLLIDDGLKLDKMHCIDWHKSFAPVVGRILRIESLAEQILSEELPGKSSWTLDVFTEMFVGKLKSLADKIFGLKSIAAYRSGLEISTHVSRKDAEEGLSEVIQAGKPFRISNKSLIDHIFTCSLEVGVRFDLPMQIHSGFGDTDLDLRLSNPLHLRAVLEDKRFSKSRIVLLHASYPFSREASYLASVYPQVYLDFGLAIPKLSVHGMLSSLKELLELAPIKKVMFSTDGYAFPETFYLGAKKAREVVFSVLCDACTDGDISISEAVEAAKDIFSQNAVQFYKMSLAVKSSSVNSLSPNFVKVKSNDSKNHISFVRVFWADTSGQQRCRVVPAKRFHDVVTKNGIGLTFACMGMTSFTDGPADETNLTGVGEIRLMPDLSTKWRIPWVEQEEMVLANMHLKPGEAWEYCPREALRRVSKILKDEFNLAMNAGFENEFFLLKNILRDGREEWVPFDSTPYCSPSSYDAASPLFNEVLTALQSLDISVEQLHAESGKGQFEMVLGHTACLHAADNLIYTREVIRAIARKHGLLATFMPKYALDEIGSGAHVHLSFWQNGQNVFMASDGSSQHGMSKIGEEFMAGVLYHLPAILAFTAPIPNSYDRIQPNTWSGAYKCWGKENREAPLRTACPPGIQAGLVSNFEIKSFDGCANPHLGLAAILAAGIDGLRKHLCLPKPIDANPSSLEGELQRLPKSLSESLEALKEDDIFKDFIGEKLLVAIKGVRKAEIDYYEMHKDAYKQLIHRY; from the exons ATGGATTTCACGGAGCTGCGCACGGCGGTGGAGGAGGCGGAGCTAGTGGACGCCCACGCCCACAACCTCGTCGCCATCGACTCCTCCTTCCCCTTCATTAACGCCTTCTCCGAAGCCAACGGCGCCGCCTTGTCTTTCGCACCACACTCCCTCTCCTTCAAG AGAAGTGTGAAGGAGGTTGCGGAGCTCTACGGCTGCGGGAACAGCCTGGAGTCGGTTGAGGAGCACCGGAGAGCCGCCGGATTAGAGGCTGTTAGCTCCAGATGCTTCGAGGCGGCGAGAATCAGTGGATTGCTTATTGATGATGGGCTGAAGCTGGACAAAATGCACTGCATTGATTGGCATAAGAGTTTCGCGCCGGTTGTTGGGAGGATTCTGAGGATTGAGTCTCTGGCTGAGCAGATTCTTAGTGAG gAGTTGCCGGGTAAATCTTCTTGGACATTGGATGTGTTCACTGAAATGTTTGTTGGAAAGTTGAAATCAT TAGCTGATAAGATTTTTGGCTTGAAAAGTATAGCTGCATATCGCAGTGGGCTGGAAATTAGTACACATGTGAGTAGGAAAGATGCTGAGGAAGGTCTTTCTGAGGTTATACAGG CTGGAAAACCTTTTCGCATATCGAATAAAAGtctgatcgaccatattttcacTTGTAGTTTGGAGGTTGGTGTACGTTTTGACTTGCCAATGCAGATACATTCAGG TTTTGGTGACACAGATTTGGACTTGAGGCTGTCCAATCCCCTTCATCTCAGGGCTGTTCTTGAGGACAAGAGATTTTCTAAAAGCCgtattgttcttttgcatGCATCCTACCCATTCTCAAGGGAAGCGTCATATCTAGCCTCTGTTTATCCCCAG GTCTACCTCGACTTTGGCTTGGCTATTCCCAAGCTCAGTGTCCACGGGATGTTATCTTCACTTAAAGAACTTTTGGAGCTAGCTCCAATTAAGAAG GTCATGTTCAGCACTGATGGATATGCATTTCCTGAAACTTTCTACTTAG GTGCGAAAAAGGCACGTGAAGTTGTCTTTTCAGTTCTATGTGATGCCTGCACCGATGGTGATATCTCAATTTCAGAGGCTGTTGAGGCTGCTAAAGACATCTTTTCACAAAATGCAGTTCAATTTTACAAGATGAGTCTTGCTGTCAAGTCTTCTTCCGTCAATAGTTTATCTCCTAACTTTGTGAAGGTGAAGAGTAATGACTCCAAAAATCATATCTCATTTGTTCGTGTTTTCTGGGCCGATACATCAGGACAACAAAGATGTCGT GTTGTTCCTGCAAAGCGATTTCATGATGTTGTTACAAAAAATGGCATTGGTTTGACTTTTGCTTGTATGGGAATGACTTCATTTACTGATGGTCCAGCTGATGAGACTAATTTGACTGGTGTGGGTGAGATCAGACTTATGCCTGATTTATCGACTAAATGGAGAATTCCATG GGTAGAACAAGAGGAAATGGTCTTGGCCAACATGCATCTCAAACCAGGTGAAGCATGGGAATACTGCCCAAGAGAGGCCTTACGTAGGGtttcaaaaattttgaaaGATGAATTCAATTTG GCAATGAATGCAGGATTTGAAAATGAATTTTTTCTCTTGAAGAATATATTAAG GGATGGGAGAGAAGAATGGGTACCATTTGACTCTACACCATACTGTTCCCCATCATCATATGATGCTGCTTCCCCTTTGTTTAACGAAGTTCTTACTGCTCTCCAGTCCTTGGATATTTCTGTAGAACAG TTACATGCAGAAAGTGGGAAAGGTCAATTTGAGATGGTTCTAGGGCACACAGCTTGTCTGCATGCTGCTGACAACTTGATTTATACCCGTGAAGTTATTAGGGCCATTGCAAGGAAACATGGATTGTTGGCAACCTTTATGCCAAA GTATGCACTAGATGAGATTGGCTCTGGAGCCCATGTACACCTCAGTTTCTGGCAGAATGGCCAAAATGTATTCATGGCATCTGATGGATCCTCTCAGCATGGAATGTCCAAGATTGGGGAAGAATTTATGGCAGGGGTTTTATATCATCTCCCTGCAATTTTGGCATTTACAGCTCCAATTCCGAATAG TTACGACCGGATACAACCTAATACTTGGAGTGGAGCATACAAGTGCTGGGGGAAAGAAAACAGAGAAGCTCCATTAAGAACTGCATGCCCGCCTGGCATCCAAGCTGGTTTAGTGAGCAACTTTGAGATCAAGTCATTTGATGGGTGTGCAAATCCACACTTGGGGCTGGCTGCAATTTTAGCTGCTGGCATTGATGGTCTTAGGAAGCATCTTTGTCTCCCCAAACCTATTG ATGCAAATCCTTCTAGCCTTGAAGGGGAACTACAAAGGTTACCAAAGTCACTTTCGGAGTCATTAGAAGCTTTAAAGGAAGATGATATCTTCAAAGATTTCATTGGGGAAAAGCTATTAGTTGCCATAAAGGGAGTCCGCAAG GCTGAGATAGACTACTACGAGATGCATAAAGATGCATACAAGCAACTCATACACCGCTATTGA